A single window of Candidatus Dormiibacterota bacterium DNA harbors:
- the atpH gene encoding ATP synthase F1 subunit delta, translating to MANETLARRYATAVFSLASEQHMVERIGSDLVAMRSAIDADANTAEFFVSPVIARSDKERLLLATFQGRVHEIALHTLLLLVRKRREALLRELVDQYKRLEQQSRGAEPLTVTTAQALSAAELQTMVARLEAIYRKTFDVTVKQDPSLIGGVRITMGDRRIDGSVAGRLEALSRELFAQN from the coding sequence GTGGCTAACGAAACGCTCGCGCGTCGCTACGCCACGGCCGTGTTCTCGCTCGCATCCGAGCAGCACATGGTCGAACGCATCGGTAGCGACCTGGTCGCAATGCGTTCTGCCATCGATGCCGATGCAAACACCGCGGAATTCTTCGTCTCGCCGGTGATCGCTCGGTCCGATAAGGAACGCCTGCTGCTGGCAACCTTCCAAGGGCGCGTCCACGAAATCGCGCTCCATACGCTGCTACTCCTCGTGCGCAAGCGCCGCGAAGCGCTGCTTCGCGAATTGGTCGATCAATACAAGCGTCTCGAACAGCAGTCGCGCGGTGCCGAACCGCTCACCGTCACGACGGCACAAGCGTTATCGGCCGCGGAACTACAGACGATGGTCGCGCGCCTGGAAGCGATTTACCGCAAAACATTCGACGTCACCGTCAAACAGGACCCCTCGCTGATCGGCGGCGTGCGCATCACGATGGGCGACCGTCGTATCGACGGCTCGGTAGCGGGCCGGCTCGAAGCTCTCTCTCGCGAATTGTTCGCGCAAAACTAA